The following proteins come from a genomic window of Acidobacteriota bacterium:
- the hydA gene encoding dihydropyrimidinase, whose translation MSLLIRNGRVITAVDDYHADIFVEDETVSLIGRDLEVEADRTIDAAGRLVIPGGVDPHTHMDMPFGGTTSADDFETGTRAAAFGGTTTIVDFAIQTKGHSTLEGLETWHEKAAGKAGIDYGFHMIVTDMEDDRLWEMRRLADEGVTSYKMFMAYPGVLYVDDGTLFRAMRKAGEDGTLVCMHAENGIVIDEIVKIALAEGKTAPKYHALTRPTRMEAEGVHRSIAIAEVAGVPVYIVHLSCADALEQVTLARDRGAQVFAETCPQYLFLDLSHYDHDDFEGAKYVMTPPLREKWNQEHLWRGLGFGDLQSISTDHCPFCFKDQKVLGIDDFSKIPNGGPGVENRMSLVYNGGVVGGRLSVNKFVELTSTAASKLFGLFPKKGTIAVGSDADIVVFNPDRRETISIDNPHTHHMRVDYNAYEGTEVQGVSEIVISRGRVVVEDNIWHGRAGGGNFIKRGLFGGPF comes from the coding sequence ATGTCCCTGCTGATTCGTAACGGACGCGTCATTACGGCGGTGGACGACTACCACGCCGACATCTTCGTCGAGGACGAGACCGTCTCGTTGATCGGCCGCGACCTGGAGGTGGAGGCGGACCGGACGATCGACGCCGCCGGCCGCCTGGTCATCCCGGGCGGCGTCGACCCGCACACCCACATGGACATGCCGTTCGGCGGCACGACGAGCGCCGACGACTTCGAGACCGGCACCCGGGCTGCCGCCTTCGGCGGCACGACGACGATCGTCGACTTCGCGATCCAGACCAAGGGGCACTCGACCCTCGAGGGGCTCGAGACCTGGCACGAGAAAGCGGCCGGCAAGGCGGGCATCGACTACGGCTTCCACATGATCGTCACCGACATGGAGGACGACCGGCTGTGGGAGATGCGGCGGCTGGCCGACGAGGGCGTGACCTCCTACAAGATGTTCATGGCCTACCCGGGCGTGCTCTACGTGGACGACGGCACGCTGTTCCGGGCGATGCGCAAGGCCGGGGAGGACGGCACCCTGGTCTGCATGCACGCCGAGAACGGGATCGTCATCGACGAGATCGTGAAGATCGCGCTCGCAGAGGGCAAGACGGCTCCGAAGTACCACGCCCTGACCCGGCCCACGCGAATGGAGGCGGAGGGCGTCCACCGGTCGATCGCGATCGCCGAAGTGGCCGGCGTGCCGGTCTACATCGTCCACCTGAGCTGCGCGGACGCGCTCGAACAGGTGACCCTGGCCCGCGACCGCGGCGCCCAGGTGTTCGCGGAGACCTGCCCGCAGTACCTGTTCCTGGATCTCAGCCACTACGACCACGACGACTTCGAGGGCGCCAAGTACGTCATGACGCCGCCGCTGCGTGAGAAGTGGAACCAGGAACACCTGTGGCGGGGACTCGGCTTCGGCGACCTGCAGAGCATCTCGACCGACCACTGCCCGTTCTGCTTCAAGGACCAGAAGGTCCTGGGGATCGACGACTTCAGCAAGATCCCGAACGGCGGCCCGGGCGTCGAGAACCGGATGAGCCTGGTCTACAACGGCGGCGTGGTGGGCGGCCGGCTTTCGGTCAACAAGTTCGTCGAGCTGACCTCGACCGCGGCCTCCAAGCTGTTCGGACTGTTCCCGAAGAAGGGGACGATCGCCGTCGGCAGCGACGCCGACATCGTCGTGTTCAACCCGGATCGGCGGGAGACGATCAGCATCGACAATCCGCATACGCACCACATGCGCGTGGACTACAACGCCTACGAGGGCACCGAGGTCCAGGGGGTTTCGGAGATCGTGATCAGCCGCGGCCGCGTGGTGGTCGAGGACAACATCTGGCATGGGCGGGCCGGCGGGGGTAACTTCATCAAGCGGGGGCTGTTCGGCGGCCCGTTCTAG
- a CDS encoding GAF domain-containing protein, whose translation MPVPDEHNREIAALRDRTSRLSAAALRVTASLDEATVLQEIVDSACELTNARYGVITTIDDAGTPRDFVSAGFTPEQHRQMEGWLPEGPQLFDHLRDLSSPLRLADLPSYIRSLGFSADLMPAKTFQGTPMRHRGTYLGSFFLGGKRGGLEFSDEDEDVLVLFASQAATAIANARTHRNEQRSRASVEALVETSPVGVVVFDFSTGAPTTFNREARRLVENLAPPGRPPEELIEILVCRFADGREVPMSRLIHDAPALRAEEVVLSVADGRGVRALVNATTIRSAEGEPESMVVTMQDLAHLDEIERLRTEFLSMVSHELRAPLTSIKGSAATVLGASEELDRSEMVQFFRIVEDQADHMRGLIGDLLDVGRLESGTLSVAPQPVDLTVLVERARSAFASGGGRHAVRLDLPRDLPRVMADARRIVQVLNNLLSNAARHSPESSPIRVEAALDGHHVAVIVADAGSGVPPHLLPHLFSKHAGVVGGEGSLGAGLGLAICKGARGGPWRPHLRPERRPGSGNPDQVHDPRGGRAGRRRGVRSPRRGHLRRGPARRRPTARARAGRRPSGAPLRPGRARLPRLRTDRHRRRA comes from the coding sequence ATGCCCGTACCGGACGAGCACAATCGCGAGATCGCGGCGCTCCGCGACCGGACGTCCAGGCTCAGCGCCGCCGCGCTGCGGGTCACGGCGAGCCTCGACGAAGCCACCGTCCTTCAGGAGATCGTCGACAGCGCCTGCGAGCTCACGAACGCCCGCTACGGCGTCATCACGACGATCGACGACGCCGGAACGCCCCGCGACTTCGTCTCCGCCGGCTTCACTCCCGAGCAGCACCGCCAGATGGAGGGTTGGCTACCGGAGGGACCGCAGCTCTTCGACCACCTGCGCGACCTGTCCTCGCCGCTCCGCCTGGCGGACCTGCCGAGCTACATCCGTTCGCTCGGCTTCTCCGCCGATCTCATGCCGGCGAAGACCTTCCAGGGAACGCCGATGCGCCACCGGGGCACGTACCTTGGCAGCTTCTTCCTCGGCGGAAAGCGGGGCGGACTCGAGTTCTCGGACGAGGACGAGGACGTGCTGGTGCTGTTCGCGTCGCAGGCGGCGACGGCCATCGCCAACGCCCGCACCCATCGCAACGAACAGCGGTCGCGCGCCAGCGTGGAGGCGCTGGTCGAGACGTCGCCGGTGGGCGTCGTCGTCTTCGATTTCTCCACCGGCGCTCCCACCACCTTCAACCGGGAGGCGAGGCGACTGGTGGAGAACCTGGCCCCACCCGGGAGGCCCCCGGAGGAACTGATCGAGATCCTCGTCTGCCGGTTCGCCGACGGCCGCGAAGTCCCGATGTCCCGCCTGATCCACGACGCGCCCGCGCTGCGCGCCGAGGAGGTCGTGCTCTCGGTCGCCGACGGCCGCGGCGTCAGGGCCCTCGTCAACGCCACGACGATCCGCTCCGCCGAAGGGGAGCCCGAGTCCATGGTCGTCACCATGCAGGATCTCGCGCACCTCGACGAGATCGAGCGGCTGAGGACCGAGTTCCTGAGCATGGTGAGCCACGAGCTCCGCGCCCCCCTGACCTCGATCAAGGGTTCGGCGGCCACGGTGCTGGGCGCCTCCGAGGAGCTCGACCGGTCGGAGATGGTGCAGTTCTTCCGGATCGTCGAGGACCAGGCCGACCACATGCGGGGCCTGATCGGCGACCTGCTCGACGTGGGCCGCCTCGAGTCCGGCACGCTGTCCGTCGCGCCCCAGCCCGTCGACCTGACCGTCCTCGTCGAACGGGCAAGGAGCGCGTTCGCGAGCGGCGGCGGGCGGCACGCGGTACGCCTCGACCTGCCGCGGGACCTGCCGCGCGTCATGGCGGACGCGCGGCGCATCGTCCAGGTGCTGAACAACCTGCTGTCGAACGCGGCCAGGCACTCTCCCGAGTCGTCGCCCATCCGGGTCGAGGCGGCTCTGGACGGACACCACGTCGCCGTCATCGTCGCGGACGCGGGAAGCGGCGTTCCCCCGCACCTGCTGCCGCACCTGTTCAGCAAGCACGCGGGCGTGGTCGGCGGGGAAGGGAGCCTGGGCGCGGGCCTGGGTCTGGCGATCTGCAAGGGGGCTCGTGGAGGCCCATGGCGGCCGCATCTCCGCCCAGAGCGGCGGCCAGGGTCAGGGAACCCGGATCAGGTTCACGATCCCCGCGGTGGAAGAGCCGGCCGACGGCGAGGCGTCCGAAGCCCTCGCCGCGGCCACCTCCGAAGGGGCCCGGCGCGGAGGCGTCCGACCGCGCGTGCTCGTGCTGGACGACGACCCTCAGGCGCTCCGCTTCGCCCGGGACGCGCTCGCCTCCCGAGGCTACGCACCGATCGTCACCGGCGACGCGCGTGA
- a CDS encoding response regulator transcription factor, with amino-acid sequence MLVLDDDPQALRFARDALASRGYAPIVTGDARELPRLLRTERPDLVLLDLVLPGTDGIELLQRLPELADVPVIFISAYGRDETVARALEAGAEDYIVKPFSPTELTARVGVALRKRLEPGPFVLGNLSIDRARRRVTVDGVPVRLTATEYELLRVLSVNAGHVTTYEALLRRVWGGRGYAQPQLVRAFVKKLRTKLGDDSSDPTYIFNERGVGYRMPKPGEV; translated from the coding sequence GTGCTCGTGCTGGACGACGACCCTCAGGCGCTCCGCTTCGCCCGGGACGCGCTCGCCTCCCGAGGCTACGCACCGATCGTCACCGGCGACGCGCGTGAACTGCCCCGTCTCCTCAGGACGGAACGGCCGGACCTCGTCCTGCTCGACCTCGTCCTGCCCGGAACGGACGGCATCGAACTGCTGCAGCGCCTGCCGGAACTGGCCGACGTGCCCGTCATCTTCATCTCCGCCTACGGCCGGGACGAGACGGTGGCGAGAGCCCTGGAGGCCGGCGCCGAGGACTACATCGTCAAGCCGTTCTCCCCGACGGAGCTCACCGCGAGAGTGGGGGTCGCGCTCCGCAAGCGGCTCGAGCCCGGTCCCTTCGTGCTCGGCAACCTGTCCATCGACCGCGCCCGCCGCCGCGTGACGGTCGACGGAGTTCCCGTGCGGCTGACCGCCACCGAGTACGAACTGCTGCGGGTCCTCTCCGTGAACGCCGGGCACGTGACGACCTACGAAGCCCTGCTGCGCCGGGTGTGGGGCGGCCGGGGCTACGCCCAGCCGCAACTCGTCCGGGCCTTCGTCAAGAAGCTGCGGACCAAGCTCGGCGACGACTCGAGCGACCCGACCTACATCTTCAACGAGCGCGGCGTCGGCTACCGGATGCCCAAACCGGGCGAGGTCTGA
- a CDS encoding ATP-binding protein — translation MRIESRPARLGLTAALLLLTILVVGLGGFSVGRKVASFQTTGLVAEATDSGLSVVSANEASDLEVGDIIVLVNGERALSADELDRLLRCCSESDLEVLRGDELVSASHRLPGVTLDWAYIVLALTGIAYLLIGLYTLSRQRSRPILLFHLWTLASAAVYLLTPLAPFDGIDRVFYLVDSVCRLLLPPLTLHFFLVFPTRPRARWLRRAIPWLYLPATALLVVQLDQIFGSGRLTGGLSAAAMQQQDRIELVLLTLFALAAAAVLGRSLLSRHGWEQGRQTQWIAFGVAGGYLPFLLLYVVPFSLELPAPAWLSVAATVPLALVPLSFAYALLRYRLWDVAVIARDVATYALTVLLAVLGFSLLSLLIRRGVPQDMVVARGFLNASALLVVGTLSIPVRQGIGAGLQRLQYRAQQSRRALERLGEELLHERDLGRLASSLLRELEEGLDLEQGNLFLVEGDRLVAVREEPEAPSLELGDVDASIWSEPHFLLAPAPLADTAERSPMRLSVLGYHYVFPLTVRERQVGLLYLGHHTGGAPLSSDDLALVRQLLNQAALAIENAQLLEQRRRQLDRVSELKQFSDEIIESSPAGIAVVDDANRIVTANGAFAALVEHDRTDLAGRALGDLIPLDLFPKQGDPPVEVRFEDSQERGQHLQLSVAEFLGAPHGHRVVVAHDITEREAMKRKLAENERLAAIGAMAAGVAHEVNTPLTGISSYAQMLLAETSDRDPRRRLLRKVERQTFRAARIVNTLLDFARRGRHEPVAVDMGAVIQESCDMLAERFAETGVEVQVDLDPAETVWVLGNDTELGQVLANLMANAVDAMTEAGCETRRITLAVRNMDGQINVFIDDTGPGIREQHLERVFEPFFSTRKASGGTGLGLSISQEIVRRHGGDLTAANLEPTGCRFTVRLPQMISP, via the coding sequence ATGCGCATCGAGTCCCGACCGGCCCGACTCGGACTGACCGCGGCGTTGCTCCTGCTGACCATCCTGGTCGTCGGCCTGGGCGGGTTCTCCGTCGGCCGCAAGGTGGCCTCCTTCCAGACGACCGGTCTTGTGGCCGAAGCGACAGACAGCGGCCTGAGCGTCGTGTCGGCGAACGAGGCGTCCGACCTCGAGGTCGGGGACATCATCGTCCTGGTCAACGGCGAGCGGGCGCTGTCGGCCGACGAGCTGGACCGGTTGCTGCGCTGCTGCAGCGAGAGCGACCTGGAGGTGTTGCGGGGCGACGAACTGGTTTCGGCCAGCCACCGCCTGCCCGGAGTGACCCTGGACTGGGCCTACATCGTCCTTGCCCTGACCGGAATCGCCTACCTGCTGATCGGTCTCTACACGCTGAGCCGGCAGCGCAGCCGGCCGATCCTGCTCTTCCACCTCTGGACGCTGGCGTCGGCCGCCGTCTACCTGCTGACGCCGCTCGCTCCGTTCGACGGCATCGACCGCGTCTTCTACCTGGTCGACAGCGTCTGCCGTCTCCTGCTGCCTCCGCTCACCCTGCACTTCTTCCTCGTGTTCCCGACGCGGCCGCGCGCGCGCTGGCTGCGTCGCGCGATTCCCTGGCTCTACCTGCCGGCCACGGCACTGCTGGTCGTGCAGCTCGACCAGATCTTCGGCAGCGGCAGGCTGACCGGCGGACTGAGCGCCGCCGCCATGCAGCAGCAGGACCGCATCGAACTCGTCCTGCTCACCCTGTTCGCGCTGGCGGCGGCCGCGGTCCTCGGTCGCAGCCTGCTGTCGCGTCACGGCTGGGAACAGGGCCGGCAGACCCAGTGGATCGCCTTCGGCGTCGCCGGCGGCTACCTGCCGTTCCTGCTGCTCTACGTCGTCCCCTTCTCCCTGGAGCTCCCGGCGCCCGCCTGGCTGAGCGTCGCCGCCACGGTGCCCCTGGCCCTGGTCCCGCTGAGCTTCGCCTACGCCCTGCTGCGCTACCGGCTCTGGGACGTGGCCGTGATCGCCCGCGACGTGGCGACCTACGCCCTCACCGTGCTCCTGGCCGTGCTCGGGTTCTCACTGCTCAGCCTGCTCATCCGCCGCGGCGTTCCTCAGGACATGGTCGTCGCGAGAGGTTTCCTCAACGCCAGCGCCCTCCTGGTCGTCGGCACCCTCTCGATCCCCGTCCGGCAGGGCATCGGCGCGGGCCTCCAGCGGCTCCAGTACCGGGCGCAGCAGAGCCGCCGCGCGCTCGAGCGACTGGGTGAAGAACTCCTCCACGAACGCGACCTCGGCCGGCTGGCGTCGAGCCTCCTGAGGGAACTCGAAGAGGGGCTGGACCTGGAGCAGGGCAACCTGTTCCTGGTCGAAGGAGATCGGCTCGTCGCCGTCAGGGAGGAACCGGAGGCGCCCTCCCTGGAACTCGGCGACGTGGACGCCTCGATCTGGAGCGAACCCCACTTCCTGCTCGCGCCAGCGCCGCTCGCCGACACCGCGGAGCGAAGCCCGATGCGGCTGTCGGTCCTCGGGTATCACTACGTCTTCCCGCTCACGGTGCGGGAACGACAGGTCGGCCTCCTGTATCTCGGCCACCACACCGGCGGCGCGCCGCTGTCCAGCGACGACCTGGCGCTCGTTCGTCAACTGCTGAATCAGGCGGCGCTGGCGATCGAGAACGCTCAACTGCTCGAACAGAGACGGCGGCAGCTCGACCGGGTCTCCGAACTCAAGCAGTTCAGTGACGAGATCATCGAGTCCTCCCCGGCCGGCATCGCCGTCGTCGACGACGCCAACCGGATCGTGACCGCGAACGGCGCCTTCGCGGCCCTCGTCGAGCACGACCGGACCGACCTTGCAGGCCGGGCCCTCGGCGACCTGATCCCGCTCGATCTCTTCCCGAAGCAGGGCGACCCACCGGTCGAGGTCCGGTTCGAGGACTCACAGGAGCGCGGACAGCACCTGCAACTGTCGGTGGCCGAGTTCCTGGGCGCCCCCCACGGACATCGCGTCGTCGTCGCGCACGACATCACCGAACGCGAGGCGATGAAGCGGAAACTGGCCGAGAACGAGCGCCTGGCGGCGATCGGCGCGATGGCCGCCGGGGTCGCGCACGAGGTGAACACGCCGCTGACGGGTATCTCGAGCTACGCCCAGATGCTCCTGGCCGAAACCTCCGACCGGGACCCGCGCCGGCGCCTGCTGCGCAAGGTCGAGCGCCAGACGTTCCGCGCCGCCCGCATCGTGAACACGCTGCTCGACTTCGCGCGACGCGGGCGCCATGAACCCGTCGCCGTCGACATGGGGGCGGTCATCCAGGAGAGCTGCGACATGCTCGCCGAACGTTTCGCCGAGACGGGCGTCGAAGTCCAGGTCGACCTCGACCCCGCCGAGACGGTCTGGGTGCTGGGTAACGACACCGAACTGGGCCAGGTGCTCGCCAACCTGATGGCAAACGCCGTCGACGCGATGACGGAAGCCGGTTGCGAAACGCGGAGAATCACGCTCGCCGTGAGAAACATGGACGGCCAGATCAACGTATTCATCGACGACACGGGCCCCGGGATTCGCGAACAGCACCTTGAACGTGTATTCGAGCCCTTCTTCTCCACTCGCAAGGCCAGCGGCGGCACCGGCCTCGGTCTCTCGATCAGCCAGGAGATCGTGCGCCGGCACGGCGGCGACCTCACCGCCGCCAACCTCGAGCCCACCGGGTGCCGATTCACCGTCCGGCTGCCGCAGATGATCTCACCATGA
- a CDS encoding thiol-disulfide isomerase encodes MRTLSVVSFPLLVLLLVGAPAAAGDVTFSRDVAPILNRHCVGCHRAGEIAPMSLATYREARPWARSIQRAVTSGAMPPWFAAPAVGEWANDPTLSEEEIGTIVAWVERGAPPGDPKLMPEPPEFTEGWQLGEPDYVIELPEVTVPADGPDLFLNQFVTLDIPERRWIRAVEFRPGAPRVNHHQLAFKADFTGMVEDGVPLTPQGALRASGSVDGRGYFNVLAMWGAGTAPTEFPEGAGRWIEPGAVVVMNQHYHPNGEEQTDRTLIGLHFGEGELRSEIQAVIAGEMEFLIPAGVPDHRVEYRHEIARDSMIVSYLPHMHLRGKRMSYTARYADGDSELLLHVPEYDFNWQLFYYPEKPKLVPAGTVIEIVAVYDNSEANPNNPDPTRDVGFGLQSTDEMMFGFFELVEVDGGP; translated from the coding sequence ATGCGGACACTCTCCGTCGTGAGTTTCCCACTGCTCGTACTGCTGCTCGTCGGCGCGCCGGCGGCCGCGGGCGACGTCACGTTCAGTCGCGACGTGGCGCCGATCCTCAACCGGCACTGCGTGGGTTGTCATCGAGCCGGCGAGATCGCGCCGATGTCGCTGGCCACGTACCGGGAGGCGCGGCCCTGGGCGCGGTCGATCCAGCGCGCCGTGACGAGCGGCGCGATGCCGCCCTGGTTCGCGGCGCCTGCCGTGGGCGAATGGGCGAACGACCCGACGCTCTCCGAGGAGGAGATCGGAACGATCGTCGCCTGGGTCGAACGGGGCGCGCCGCCCGGGGATCCGAAGCTCATGCCCGAGCCGCCCGAGTTCACGGAAGGCTGGCAGCTCGGCGAACCGGACTACGTGATCGAACTGCCGGAGGTCACCGTACCGGCCGATGGTCCCGACCTGTTCCTGAACCAGTTCGTGACGCTCGACATCCCGGAGCGCCGCTGGATTCGCGCGGTCGAGTTCCGGCCAGGCGCGCCCCGGGTGAACCACCACCAGCTCGCCTTCAAGGCGGACTTCACGGGCATGGTGGAGGACGGCGTGCCTCTTACGCCCCAGGGAGCGTTGCGGGCGAGCGGCTCGGTCGACGGCCGTGGCTACTTCAACGTGCTGGCGATGTGGGGCGCCGGGACCGCGCCAACCGAGTTCCCGGAGGGCGCCGGGCGCTGGATCGAACCGGGCGCCGTCGTCGTCATGAACCAGCACTACCACCCGAACGGCGAAGAGCAGACCGACCGGACGCTCATCGGCCTCCACTTCGGCGAAGGCGAGCTGCGCTCGGAGATCCAGGCCGTGATCGCCGGCGAGATGGAGTTCCTGATTCCGGCGGGCGTGCCCGACCACCGGGTCGAGTACCGGCACGAAATCGCGCGCGACTCGATGATCGTCTCCTACCTGCCGCACATGCACCTGCGGGGGAAGCGGATGTCGTACACGGCGCGCTACGCGGACGGCGACTCGGAGCTGCTCCTGCATGTGCCCGAGTACGATTTCAACTGGCAGCTCTTCTACTACCCGGAGAAGCCGAAGCTCGTGCCGGCGGGGACCGTCATCGAGATCGTCGCCGTCTACGACAACTCCGAGGCGAATCCCAACAACCCGGATCCGACCCGCGATGTCGGCTTCGGGCTTCAGTCGACGGACGAGATGATGTTCGGCTTCTTCGAGCTGGTCGAAGTGGACGGCGGGCCGTAG
- a CDS encoding sigma-54 dependent transcriptional regulator, which yields MNILVVDDEEVLQDVLTALIRQEGHHPICCASGQEALTVLAQEEIDLVLLDLMLPDMNGKEVMRRIRQSEPDQVVVIITAYSSIEGAIEAMREGAFHYLPKPFKNEEVRLTIRQGLERRRLTAENRDLKEQLRERQGFDKIIGKSRSIRQVFDLIRRAAPSKSNILIRGESGTGKELVAKSIHNNSKRRDGPFVTVNSGSMPSELLESTLFGHVKGAFTGAVSHKKGLFEVAHGGTIFFDEIGNIPPDTQSKLLRVIQEKEFMRLGGLETLSADVRLVAATNADLEERVANSEFREDLYYRLNVITIQLPPLSRRVEDIPLISQHFLRTYSSENEKQPRRLTSEAMDLLMAHHWPGNVRELENVIERAVVLSTGEEIGVDLLPGNIRNPDTTLPPPDTLPVKGVSFKEAVSAYERQLIVKALQACGGVQKRAAERLKVKPTTLHEMMKRLQVRVESRAS from the coding sequence ATGAACATCCTCGTCGTCGACGACGAAGAAGTCCTGCAGGACGTTCTCACCGCCCTGATCCGGCAGGAGGGGCACCACCCGATCTGCTGCGCCTCGGGCCAGGAAGCACTGACCGTGCTTGCCCAGGAGGAGATCGACCTGGTGCTGCTCGATCTGATGCTGCCGGACATGAACGGCAAGGAGGTCATGCGCCGGATCCGGCAGAGCGAACCGGACCAGGTCGTCGTCATCATCACCGCCTACTCCTCGATCGAGGGGGCGATCGAGGCAATGCGCGAGGGCGCTTTCCACTACCTGCCCAAGCCGTTCAAGAACGAAGAGGTCCGGCTGACCATCCGCCAGGGTCTCGAACGCCGCCGGCTGACCGCCGAGAACCGCGACCTGAAGGAGCAACTGCGCGAGCGGCAGGGCTTCGACAAGATCATCGGCAAGAGCCGGTCGATCCGGCAGGTCTTCGATCTGATCCGCAGGGCGGCGCCGTCGAAGAGCAACATCCTCATCCGCGGCGAGAGCGGAACCGGCAAGGAACTCGTCGCCAAGTCGATCCACAACAACTCGAAACGCCGGGACGGTCCCTTCGTCACCGTGAACTCCGGCTCGATGCCCAGCGAACTCCTCGAGAGCACGCTCTTCGGCCACGTCAAGGGGGCCTTCACCGGCGCCGTCTCGCACAAGAAGGGCCTGTTCGAGGTCGCCCACGGCGGCACGATCTTCTTCGACGAGATCGGAAACATCCCTCCGGACACACAGTCCAAGCTGCTCCGGGTGATCCAGGAGAAGGAGTTCATGCGTCTTGGCGGGCTCGAGACGCTGAGCGCCGACGTGCGGCTGGTCGCGGCGACGAACGCGGACCTGGAGGAGCGGGTGGCGAACAGCGAGTTCCGCGAAGACCTCTACTACCGGCTCAACGTGATCACGATCCAGCTACCGCCGCTGTCCCGCCGGGTCGAGGACATCCCGCTGATCTCCCAACACTTCCTCCGCACCTACTCGAGCGAGAACGAGAAGCAGCCGCGACGGCTGACCTCCGAGGCGATGGACCTCCTGATGGCCCACCACTGGCCCGGCAACGTGCGCGAACTCGAGAACGTGATCGAACGAGCCGTCGTCCTCTCGACCGGCGAGGAGATCGGCGTCGACCTGCTGCCGGGCAACATCCGCAACCCCGACACGACGCTGCCGCCCCCCGACACGCTGCCCGTCAAGGGCGTCTCCTTCAAGGAAGCAGTCAGCGCCTACGAGCGGCAGTTGATCGTCAAGGCCCTGCAAGCCTGCGGCGGCGTCCAGAAACGAGCGGCCGAACGCCTCAAGGTCAAGCCGACGACGCTTCACGAGATGATGAAGCGCCTCCAGGTCCGCGTCGAGAGCCGCGCGAGCTAG
- a CDS encoding acyltransferase: protein MSRMLKSGLIQMSLPAGTCGDGASAEEVAATVEAMTAKHIPYIEEAGRQGVQVLCLQEVFNTPYFCPGQDSSWFAAAEPVPGPATERMAEYARRFGMVIVVPVYERETAGILYNTAAVIDADGSYLGKYRKTHIPQVAGFWEKYFFRPGNLGYPVFDTAFGRIGVYICYDRHFPEGARALGLAGAEIVYNPSATVAGLSDHLWTIEQPAHAVANGYFMGCINRVGTEKPWDLGSFYGSSYFVSPRGEIIAQASKDRDELLVADLDLGMIDEVRSVWQFYRDRRPEAYDGLVEP, encoded by the coding sequence ATGAGCAGAATGTTGAAGTCCGGTCTGATCCAGATGTCGCTGCCGGCGGGCACCTGCGGCGACGGCGCGTCGGCCGAGGAGGTCGCCGCGACCGTCGAGGCGATGACGGCCAAGCACATTCCCTACATCGAAGAGGCGGGCCGCCAGGGCGTCCAGGTTCTCTGCCTGCAGGAGGTGTTCAACACGCCGTACTTCTGCCCCGGCCAGGACTCGAGCTGGTTCGCGGCCGCGGAGCCGGTGCCCGGACCGGCGACGGAGCGGATGGCGGAGTACGCGCGGCGCTTCGGCATGGTGATCGTCGTGCCGGTCTACGAGCGGGAGACCGCCGGGATCCTCTACAACACGGCCGCCGTCATCGACGCCGACGGCAGCTACCTCGGCAAGTACCGCAAGACCCACATCCCGCAGGTGGCCGGCTTCTGGGAGAAGTACTTCTTCCGCCCGGGCAACCTCGGTTACCCGGTGTTCGACACCGCCTTCGGCCGGATCGGCGTGTACATCTGCTACGACCGCCACTTCCCCGAGGGCGCGCGGGCCCTGGGCCTCGCCGGCGCCGAGATCGTCTACAACCCGTCGGCCACCGTCGCCGGCCTCTCCGACCACCTGTGGACGATCGAGCAGCCGGCCCACGCGGTCGCGAACGGCTACTTCATGGGCTGCATCAACCGCGTCGGCACCGAGAAGCCGTGGGACCTGGGTTCCTTCTACGGCAGCAGCTACTTCGTCAGCCCGAGGGGCGAGATCATCGCCCAGGCGTCGAAGGACCGGGACGAACTCCTGGTGGCGGACCTGGACCTCGGGATGATCGACGAGGTGCGCTCGGTGTGGCAGTTCTACCGCGATAGAAGGCCCGAGGCGTACGACGGGCTCGTCGAGCCGTAG